One Brassica napus cultivar Da-Ae chromosome C2, Da-Ae, whole genome shotgun sequence DNA window includes the following coding sequences:
- the LOC106442519 gene encoding uncharacterized protein LOC106442519 isoform X5 has translation MASLSEIVEQEVVASPRGKLSITSESSLASVASLSMPLEIVLSADIKCSDCQEKIADIMSRMIAETYSILVSVLEKKVTLTCTYSGDRRVSKSYGEALLCKMSTFKRRILHSSRKQLNVE, from the exons ATGGCTTCTCTGTCTGAAATCGTCGAGCAAGAGGTTGTAGCATCACCAAGAGGCAAGCTTTCAATAACAAGTGAAAGCAGTCTAGCTTCTGTCGCCTCATTGTCCATGCCCCTT GAGATTGTTTTATCAGCAGACATCAAATGTAGTGACTGTCAAGAGAAAATCGCTGACATAATGTCGAGGATGATCG CAGAAACATATTCAATATTGGTGAGCGTATTGGAGAAGAAAGTGACACTGACATGTACATATTCCGGTGACCGGAGAGTCTCCAAATCATACGGCGAAGCTCTTCTCTGCAAAATGTCCACCTTCAAGCGTAGGATACTTCATTCTTCTAGGAAACAACTCAATGTTGAGTAG
- the LOC106442519 gene encoding uncharacterized protein LOC106442519 isoform X4: protein MASLSEIVEQEVVASPRGKLSITSESSLASVASLSMPLEIVLSADIKCSDCQEKIADIMSRMIEAETYSILVSVLEKKVTLTCTYSGDRRVSKSYGEALLCKMSTFKRRILHSSRKQLNVE, encoded by the exons ATGGCTTCTCTGTCTGAAATCGTCGAGCAAGAGGTTGTAGCATCACCAAGAGGCAAGCTTTCAATAACAAGTGAAAGCAGTCTAGCTTCTGTCGCCTCATTGTCCATGCCCCTT GAGATTGTTTTATCAGCAGACATCAAATGTAGTGACTGTCAAGAGAAAATCGCTGACATAATGTCGAGGATGATCG AAGCAGAAACATATTCAATATTGGTGAGCGTATTGGAGAAGAAAGTGACACTGACATGTACATATTCCGGTGACCGGAGAGTCTCCAAATCATACGGCGAAGCTCTTCTCTGCAAAATGTCCACCTTCAAGCGTAGGATACTTCATTCTTCTAGGAAACAACTCAATGTTGAGTAG
- the LOC106442519 gene encoding uncharacterized protein LOC106442519 isoform X6 — MASLSEIVEQEVVASPRGKLSITSESSLASVASLSMPLEIVLSADIKCSDCQEKIADIMSRMIETYSILVSVLEKKVTLTCTYSGDRRVSKSYGEALLCKMSTFKRRILHSSRKQLNVE; from the exons ATGGCTTCTCTGTCTGAAATCGTCGAGCAAGAGGTTGTAGCATCACCAAGAGGCAAGCTTTCAATAACAAGTGAAAGCAGTCTAGCTTCTGTCGCCTCATTGTCCATGCCCCTT GAGATTGTTTTATCAGCAGACATCAAATGTAGTGACTGTCAAGAGAAAATCGCTGACATAATGTCGAGGATGATCG AAACATATTCAATATTGGTGAGCGTATTGGAGAAGAAAGTGACACTGACATGTACATATTCCGGTGACCGGAGAGTCTCCAAATCATACGGCGAAGCTCTTCTCTGCAAAATGTCCACCTTCAAGCGTAGGATACTTCATTCTTCTAGGAAACAACTCAATGTTGAGTAG
- the LOC106442519 gene encoding uncharacterized protein LOC106442519 isoform X1, with amino-acid sequence MASLSEIVEQEVVASPRGKLSITSESSLASVASLSMPLIQEIVLSADIKCSDCQEKIADIMSRMIEAETYSILVSVLEKKVTLTCTYSGDRRVSKSYGEALLCKMSTFKRRILHSSRKQLNVE; translated from the exons ATGGCTTCTCTGTCTGAAATCGTCGAGCAAGAGGTTGTAGCATCACCAAGAGGCAAGCTTTCAATAACAAGTGAAAGCAGTCTAGCTTCTGTCGCCTCATTGTCCATGCCCCTT ATTCAGGAGATTGTTTTATCAGCAGACATCAAATGTAGTGACTGTCAAGAGAAAATCGCTGACATAATGTCGAGGATGATCG AAGCAGAAACATATTCAATATTGGTGAGCGTATTGGAGAAGAAAGTGACACTGACATGTACATATTCCGGTGACCGGAGAGTCTCCAAATCATACGGCGAAGCTCTTCTCTGCAAAATGTCCACCTTCAAGCGTAGGATACTTCATTCTTCTAGGAAACAACTCAATGTTGAGTAG
- the LOC106442519 gene encoding uncharacterized protein LOC106442519 isoform X3, giving the protein MASLSEIVEQEVVASPRGKLSITSESSLASVASLSMPLIQEIVLSADIKCSDCQEKIADIMSRMIETYSILVSVLEKKVTLTCTYSGDRRVSKSYGEALLCKMSTFKRRILHSSRKQLNVE; this is encoded by the exons ATGGCTTCTCTGTCTGAAATCGTCGAGCAAGAGGTTGTAGCATCACCAAGAGGCAAGCTTTCAATAACAAGTGAAAGCAGTCTAGCTTCTGTCGCCTCATTGTCCATGCCCCTT ATTCAGGAGATTGTTTTATCAGCAGACATCAAATGTAGTGACTGTCAAGAGAAAATCGCTGACATAATGTCGAGGATGATCG AAACATATTCAATATTGGTGAGCGTATTGGAGAAGAAAGTGACACTGACATGTACATATTCCGGTGACCGGAGAGTCTCCAAATCATACGGCGAAGCTCTTCTCTGCAAAATGTCCACCTTCAAGCGTAGGATACTTCATTCTTCTAGGAAACAACTCAATGTTGAGTAG
- the LOC106442519 gene encoding uncharacterized protein LOC106442519 isoform X2 — protein sequence MASLSEIVEQEVVASPRGKLSITSESSLASVASLSMPLIQEIVLSADIKCSDCQEKIADIMSRMIAETYSILVSVLEKKVTLTCTYSGDRRVSKSYGEALLCKMSTFKRRILHSSRKQLNVE from the exons ATGGCTTCTCTGTCTGAAATCGTCGAGCAAGAGGTTGTAGCATCACCAAGAGGCAAGCTTTCAATAACAAGTGAAAGCAGTCTAGCTTCTGTCGCCTCATTGTCCATGCCCCTT ATTCAGGAGATTGTTTTATCAGCAGACATCAAATGTAGTGACTGTCAAGAGAAAATCGCTGACATAATGTCGAGGATGATCG CAGAAACATATTCAATATTGGTGAGCGTATTGGAGAAGAAAGTGACACTGACATGTACATATTCCGGTGACCGGAGAGTCTCCAAATCATACGGCGAAGCTCTTCTCTGCAAAATGTCCACCTTCAAGCGTAGGATACTTCATTCTTCTAGGAAACAACTCAATGTTGAGTAG